The Manis javanica isolate MJ-LG chromosome 4, MJ_LKY, whole genome shotgun sequence genome contains a region encoding:
- the SNIP1 gene encoding smad nuclear-interacting protein 1, protein MKEVKSERERGSRRRHRDGDMVAAAAVVVKQERLSPEAAPPPHRRPDSSGGSPSPPASEPGRPGHRGNRARGGSRSPAKKKIKSSGRRSKSPRSKRSRSPHHSAIKVKQEREDHPRRGREDRQHREPSGQEHRRARNSDHDRHRGHSHQRRTSTERPGSGQAQGRDRDIQTLQTQEAEREFYNARRREHRQKNEVSASGNESQEVVPRPGGNSKDKEVPVKEKPSFELSGALLEDTNTFRGVVIKYSEPPEARIPKKRWRLYPFKNDEVLPVMYIHRQSAYLLGRHRRIADIPIDHPSCSKQHAVFQYRLVEYTRADGTVGRRVRPYIIDLGSGNGTFLNNKRIEPQRYYELKEKDVLKFGFSSREYVLLHESSDTSEVERKEDEDDEEEEEVSDS, encoded by the exons ATGAAGGAGGTGAAGAGCGAGCGGGAGCGGGGGAGCAGGCGAAGGCACCGCGACGGTGACatggtggcggcggcggcggtagtGGTGAAGCAGGAGCGCCTCAGCCCGGAAGCCGCCCCTCCTCCCCACCGCCGCCCGGACTCCTCCGGCGGTAGCCCGTCCCCGCCGGCCAGCGAGCCGGGCCGCCCTGGTCACCGCGGGAATCGTGCCCGAGGAGGTAGCCG GTCCCCagccaaaaagaaaatcaagtccTCAGGGAGAAGAAGCAAGTCTCCTCGGAGTAAGAGAAGCCGAAGTCCTCACCACTCAGCAATCAAAGTGAAACAG GAACGTGAGGATCATCCCAGGAGAGGACGGGAGGATCGGCAGCACCGGGAACCTTCAGGACAGGAACACAGGCGAGCTAGGAACAGTGACCACGACAGGCACAGGGGCCATTCCCACCAGAGGAGAACCTCTACTGAGAGGCCTGGGAGTGGGCAGGCTCAGGGACGGGACCGAGACATTCAGACCCTGCAAACTCAGGAAGCAGAGCGCGAGTTTTATAATGCCCGACGGCGGGAGCACCGCCAGAAGAATGAAGTTAGTGCCAGTGGTAATGAGTCTCAGGAGGTGGTTCCTCGACCTGGTGGCAACAGTAAAGACAAAGAGGTGCCCGTTAAGGAAAAGCCAAGCTTTGAACTTTCTGGGGCACTTCTTGAGGACACCAACACCTTCCGGGGTGTAGTCATCAAATATAGTGAGCCCCCAGAAGCACGTATCCCCAAAAAGCGGTGGCGTCTCTACCCCTTTAAAAATGATGAGGTGCTTCCAGTCATGTACATCCATCGGCAGAGCGCTTACCTCCTGGGTCGACACCGTCGCATCGCAGACATTCCAATTGATCATCCCTCTTGTTCAAAGCAGCATGCAGTCTTTCAGTATCG GCTTGTGGAATACACCCGTGCTGATGGGACAGTTGGCCGCAGGGTGAGGCCCTACATCATTGACCTTGGCTCAggcaatggaacattcttgaacAACAAGCGCATTGAACCACAGAGATACTATGAACTGAAGGAAAAGGATGTATTGAAATTTGGGTTCAGCAGCAGAGAGTATGTTTTGCTTCATGAGTCCTCTGACACCTCTGAAgtagaaaggaaagaagatgaggatgacgaggaggaggaggaagtatCTGACAGCTAG
- the DNALI1 gene encoding axonemal dynein light intermediate polypeptide 1 — protein sequence MIPPTDSLLKYDTPVLVSRNTEKRSPKARPLKVSPQQPGPSGPVPQPPKTKLPTTSCVPDSTKQAEEILNAILPPREWVEDTQLWIQQVSSTPSTRMDVVHLQEQLDLKLQQRQARETGICPVRRELYSQCFDELIREVTINCAERGLLLLRVRDEIRMTIAAYQTLYESSVAFGMRKALQAEQGKSDMERKIAELETEKRDLERQVNEQKAKCEATEKRESERRQVEEKKHSEEIQFLKRTNQQLKAQLEGIIAPKK from the exons ATGATCCCCCCAACGGACTCTCTGTTAAAGTACGATACCCCGGTGTTGGTGAGCCGGAACACTGAGAAGCGAAGCCCCAAA GCTCGACCACTGAAAGTCAGCCCCCAGCAGCCTGGACCCTCAGGTCCAGTTCCACAGCCACCAAAGACCAAGCTCCCCACAACTTCCTGTGTCCCAGATTCTACAAAGCAGGCAGAAGAAATCTTGAATGCTATCCTGCCCCCAAG ggagtgggtggaagaCACGCAGCTATGGATCCAGCAGGtgtccagcacccccagcacTAGGATGGACGTGGTGCACCTCCAAGAGCAGCTGGACTTAAAGCTACAGCAGCGACAGGCCAGGGAGACAGGCATCTGCCCTGTCCGCAGGGAGCTGTACTCACAGTGTTTTG ATGAGCTGATCCGTGAGGTCACCATCAACTGTGCAGAGAGGGGGCTGCTTCTGCTGCGAGTCCGGGACGAGATCCGCATGACCATCGCTGCCTACCAGACCTTGTATGAGAGCAGCGTGGCGTTTGGCATGAGGAAGGCGCTGCAGGCCGAACAGGGGAAGTCAGACATGGAGAGGAAA ATTGCAGAATTAGAAACGGAAAAGAGAGATTTGGAGAGGCAAGTGAATGAGCAGAAGGCGAAATGCGAGGCCACCGAGAAGCGGGAGAGTGAGAGGAGACAGGTGGAGGAGAAGAAGCACAGCGAGGAAATTCAGTTCCTAAAGCGGACCAATCAGCAGCTGAAG